AAGAGGTAACATTCCGTGCTTACCAGAGAATTCATACACTTCGGGAAGCATCGTATGTAAAAACATGGCTTATTCGGATCATGATTAATTATTGTAATGATCAGCTAAAAAAGAATAAGAGAATGGTATTAGGTGATGAACTTATTAGCATGCGAGGGGAGTCTGTCGACCATAACGGGATGGAGCTTAGAGATGCAATGACAGGCTTGGATACTAGGTCCCGTGAAATCTTGATCCTAAAGTATTTTCATGATCTTAAAATCAAGGAAATAGCCGATGCGATGCAACGTCCAGAAGGAACGGTAAAGACGTGGTTAAACAAAGCTT
The Neobacillus sp. PS3-40 genome window above contains:
- a CDS encoding sigma-70 family RNA polymerase sigma factor → MDNDIQLVQKAIDGDDEAFLSLIQTYKIDLYKTALAYLEKNDEAIEAIQEVTFRAYQRIHTLREASYVKTWLIRIMINYCNDQLKKNKRMVLGDELISMRGESVDHNGMELRDAMTGLDTRSREILILKYFHDLKIKEIADAMQRPEGTVKTWLNKALKALREKLEEKGGNLNV